A single region of the Fundulus heteroclitus isolate FHET01 unplaced genomic scaffold, MU-UCD_Fhet_4.1 scaffold_63, whole genome shotgun sequence genome encodes:
- the LOC110367960 gene encoding uncharacterized protein LOC110367960 has translation MCLSLIITVLIVVVVILLLLWQNIITLNDLLNTGKIISDVVIPALDNPKISGGLTLTVTVIFILSSPLTTTLLVVVTATLWLHWFNIFPLTQLIATALDCWIDSKAGGKRLADVVKEKSSLMPSQNGCFPLYKIPLETKQIDIKGCKSFTFGDKSTNCNRNIMVLGASGAGKSTVINAMVNYVLGVKWEDSFRFKLVDEGQSKSQVQGQSSKITLYKLYHQEGFRVNYSLTIVDTPGFGGTGGIDRDKEITEQLRDLFTNQEGVGEIDAVCFVVQAAITELKSTQRYVFDSALSIFGKDVAENIRVLVTYADEQQLPVLEALKVSGVPCPQSNDGLPVHFKFNNSVLFASNKFSAIRRMIGLNEKTFEFWKMGTKSMASFFDSLTHIRTVRLTMTTEVMEERKQLENIAEELQKKVKLGLAKVEEIRMTKEKLQEHEAEIRQNENFEFYISMTKTEQVDISHTKQYITNCLQCHVTCHFPCSIPRDEDKKGCAAMESDGYCKVCPGKCFWNVHSNQSFRWEYTEIKEKITLKELKEKYEKACGQKVTLEKLMRNLISDYESKQYDVVKLIAEAAKCLNRLKEIVLNPKPLTTPEYINMLMKGEEQEAKPGWKERLQSLEKMKEKADIIAKVEKGEKLLAYP, from the coding sequence ATGTGCTTGTCACTGATCATAACTGTCCTGATTGTTGTGGTTGTGATTCTCTTGTTACTCTGGCAGAACATTATCACTCTGAACGACTTACTCAATACaggaaaaataatttcagatGTAGTCATCCCAGCATTAGATAACCCTAAAATATCAGGAGGCTTAACACTGACAGTcactgtgatttttattttgtcaagcCCTCTAACAACGACTCTGTTGGTTGTTGTTACTGCAACACTTTGGTTGCACTGGTTCAACATCTTCCCCCTGACACAATTAATTGCAACAGCCTTAGACTGTTGGATTGATTCAAAGGCAGGAGGTAAACGACTGGCTGatgttgttaaagaaaaaagctCTCTAATGCCATCACAAAATGGTTGTTTCCCACTTTACAAAATTCcactggaaacaaaacaaattgacATTAAAGGCTGCAAAAGTTTCACATTTGGAGATAAATCCACAAACTGTAACCGAAACATCATGGTCCTTGGAGCCTCAGGTGCTGGGAAGTCCACTGTCATCAATGCGATGGTAAATTACGTTCTAGGGGTTAAATGGGAAGACTCGTTTCGGTTTAAGTTAGTGGATGAAGGTCAGTCAAAGTCACAAGTTCAAGGTCAGTCTTCAAAAATCACGCTGTACAAACTCTACCACCAGGAGGGTTTCAGAGTGAATTACTCTCTGACTATTGTTGACACTCCAGGCTTTGGAGGCACTGGAGGTATAGACAGAGACAAGGAGATCACAGAGCAGCTGCGTGACCTCTTTACTAATCAGGAAGGTGTCGGTGAAATTGATGCCGTGTGTTTTGTTGTTCAGGCTGCTATAACTGAACTGAAATCAACACAAAGATACGTGTTTGATTCAGCCCTGTCAATCTTTGGCAAAGATGTGGCAGAAAACATCAGAGTTCTGGTGACGTATGCAGATGAGCAGCAGCTACCAGTTCTAGAAGCCCTCAAAGTGTCCGGTGTCCCATGTCCTCAAAGCAATGACGGGCTGCCAGTTCACTTCAAATTTAATAACTCAGTGCTGTTTGCTTCCAACAAATTCTCAGCAATAAGACGCATGATTGGGCTTAATGAGAAAACCTTTGAGTTTTGGAAGATGGGGACAAAGAGCATGGCCAGTTTCTTTGATAGTCTAACTCACATCAGAACCGTAAGACTGACAATGACCACAGAGGTcatggaagaaagaaaacagctggaaaatattgctgaggagctgcagaagaagGTTAAACTCGGCTTAGCCAAGGTTGAGGAAATAAGAATGACAAAGGAAAAACTACAAGAGCATGAAGCAGAGATCAGACAGAATGAGAACTTTGAGTTTTATATTAGCATGACAAAAACTGAACAAGTGGATATTTCTCACACTAAGCAATACATCACCAACTGTCTGCAGTGTCATGTTACCTGTCACTTCCCTTGTTCCATACCAAGGGATGAGGATAAAAAAGGATGCGCTGCAATGGAGTCGGACGGATACTGTAAAGTGTGTCCAGGGAAATGTTTCTGGAACGTGCATTCTAACCAGAGCTTCAGATGGGAATAtacagaaattaaagaaaaaataacattgaaggagctaaaagaaaaatatgagaaGGCCTGTGGGCAGAAGGTGACTTTGGAGAAGCTGATGAGAAATCTGATTTCTGATTATGAATCTAAACAGTATGATGTGGTGAAACTGATTGCAGAGGCTGCAAAGTGTCTGAACAGACTGAAGGAAATAGTCCTGAACCCAAAACCCCTTACCACTCCAGAATATATCAACATGCTGATGAAAGGAGAGGAACAGGAGGCCAAACCAGGCTGGAAGGAAAGACTTCAGTCTCtggagaaaatgaaagaaaaggcaGATATCATAGCTAAAGTAGAGAAGGGAGAGAAACTTCTGGCCTATCCGTGA